The following are from one region of the Nocardioides marmotae genome:
- a CDS encoding NAD(P)(+) transhydrogenase (Re/Si-specific) subunit beta, with protein sequence MTPTWAQLVYLGCAVCFILALKGLAGPRTARAGNLLGAGAAAVAVAVPFAHVDLDHVALILAAIAVGGIVGAVGARRVQMTQMPQLVALFNGVGGGAAALVALLELGHLGPATPGFDLVATAFTVAVGAVSFAGSVVTFAKLQELMTSRPVVFPGLPVLFAVLLLAVLGLAALVVTEASVGWGVALALVGLAAGALLVLPVGGADVPIVISLLNALTGLTVAAGGYVLGNVVLLVAGTLVGASGSFLTLLMARAMGRSVGNILFGALRGGSTLGAGEASDRPVRSAGAEDVAISLGYAERVVVVPGYGLAVAQAQHTLRELVEVLTARGARVDYAIHPVAGRMPGHMNVLLAEAQVPYEQLVEMDDINPDLPHTDVVLVVGANDVVNPAARSNPDAPIYGMPILDVDQARQVVFLKRSMRPGFAGIENELLFDPRTTLLFGDAKESLTRLLAAVKAL encoded by the coding sequence GTGACCCCGACCTGGGCCCAGCTGGTCTACCTCGGCTGCGCGGTCTGCTTCATCCTCGCGCTCAAGGGCCTCGCCGGTCCGCGCACGGCCCGCGCCGGCAACCTCCTGGGCGCGGGCGCCGCGGCCGTCGCGGTGGCCGTGCCGTTCGCCCACGTCGACCTCGACCACGTCGCGCTCATCCTCGCCGCGATCGCCGTGGGCGGCATCGTCGGTGCCGTCGGGGCGCGTCGGGTGCAGATGACCCAGATGCCGCAGCTGGTCGCGCTCTTCAACGGCGTCGGCGGCGGGGCGGCCGCGCTGGTCGCCCTCCTCGAGCTGGGCCACCTCGGCCCGGCCACCCCGGGCTTCGACCTCGTCGCGACCGCGTTCACCGTCGCGGTCGGCGCGGTCTCCTTCGCCGGCTCCGTCGTCACCTTCGCCAAGCTCCAGGAGCTGATGACCTCCCGGCCGGTGGTCTTCCCCGGCCTGCCGGTGCTCTTCGCGGTGCTGCTGCTCGCCGTGCTCGGCCTCGCCGCGCTGGTCGTCACCGAGGCCTCGGTCGGCTGGGGCGTCGCGCTGGCCCTGGTCGGGCTCGCCGCGGGCGCGCTGCTCGTGCTGCCGGTCGGCGGTGCCGACGTACCCATCGTCATCTCGCTGCTCAACGCGCTCACCGGCCTCACGGTCGCCGCCGGCGGGTACGTGCTGGGCAACGTGGTGCTGCTCGTCGCCGGCACGCTCGTGGGCGCCTCCGGCTCGTTCCTCACCCTGCTGATGGCCCGCGCGATGGGCCGCTCGGTCGGCAACATCCTCTTCGGCGCGCTGCGCGGCGGGTCGACCCTGGGCGCCGGCGAGGCCTCCGACCGGCCGGTGCGCAGCGCCGGGGCCGAGGACGTCGCGATCTCGCTGGGGTACGCCGAGCGGGTCGTCGTCGTGCCCGGCTACGGGCTCGCGGTCGCCCAGGCCCAGCACACCCTGCGCGAGCTGGTCGAGGTGCTCACCGCCCGTGGCGCCCGCGTCGACTACGCGATCCACCCGGTCGCCGGCAGGATGCCCGGGCACATGAACGTGCTGCTCGCCGAGGCGCAGGTGCCCTACGAGCAGCTGGTCGAGATGGACGACATCAACCCCGACCTGCCGCACACCGACGTGGTGCTGGTCGTCGGCGCCAACGACGTGGTCAACCCCGCGGCCCGCAGCAACCCCGACGCGCCGATCTACGGCATGCCGATCCTCGACGTCGACCAGGCGCGGCAGGTGGTCTTCCTCAAGCGCTCGATGCGCCCGGGCTTCGCCGGCATCGAGAACGAGCTGCTCTTCGACCCCCGCACCACCCTGCTGTTCGGC
- a CDS encoding NAD(P) transhydrogenase subunit alpha, translating into MRIAVVRETRAGETRVALVPDLVPRLVGLGHEVLVEPGAGLGALHADEEYAAAGAVLDERAVEAADLVLAVQPPDVGTARRIRRGAALVAFLAPGQELGLVADLRELGVTAFAMELVPRTSRAQSMDALSSQSLVSGYRCAIVCAGLLRRFFPLNMTAAGTVPPAQVVVLGAGVAGLQAIATARRLGAVVKAYDVRAAAAEEIRSMGAQAIELDLPTLDGAGGYAREMSEERAALQRELLAPYVAAADGLITTAAVPGRTAPVLVTAAMVEAMRPGSVVVDLAADSGGNVEGSVPGEVVRLGHAQVWGGRNVPAQMPGPASRLYAQNVVSLVELLTVDGALAPDLGDDILDACCVTADGVVRHEPTRALLEEV; encoded by the coding sequence ATGAGGATCGCGGTGGTCCGCGAGACGCGCGCGGGCGAGACCCGCGTGGCGCTCGTGCCCGACCTGGTGCCGCGCCTGGTCGGCCTGGGCCACGAGGTCCTGGTCGAGCCCGGCGCGGGCCTCGGCGCCCTCCACGCCGACGAGGAGTACGCCGCCGCCGGGGCCGTCCTCGACGAGCGGGCGGTCGAGGCGGCCGACCTGGTGCTCGCGGTCCAGCCGCCCGACGTGGGGACCGCCCGCCGGATCCGGCGGGGCGCGGCGCTGGTCGCGTTCCTCGCCCCCGGCCAGGAGCTCGGCCTCGTGGCGGACCTGCGCGAGCTCGGCGTCACCGCCTTCGCGATGGAGCTGGTGCCGCGCACCTCGCGGGCGCAGTCCATGGACGCGCTGTCCTCGCAGTCGCTGGTCTCCGGCTACCGCTGCGCGATCGTCTGCGCGGGGCTGCTGCGCCGGTTCTTCCCGCTCAACATGACCGCCGCCGGCACCGTCCCGCCGGCGCAGGTGGTCGTCCTCGGCGCCGGCGTGGCCGGCCTCCAGGCGATCGCCACGGCGCGCCGGCTCGGCGCGGTGGTCAAGGCCTACGACGTCCGCGCCGCGGCCGCCGAGGAGATCCGGTCGATGGGGGCGCAGGCGATCGAGCTGGACCTGCCGACCCTCGACGGCGCGGGCGGCTACGCCCGGGAGATGTCGGAGGAGCGCGCCGCCCTCCAGCGCGAGCTCCTGGCGCCGTACGTCGCGGCGGCCGACGGCCTGATCACCACCGCCGCGGTGCCGGGCCGGACCGCGCCGGTGCTGGTCACCGCCGCGATGGTCGAGGCGATGCGGCCGGGGTCGGTGGTCGTCGACCTCGCGGCCGACTCCGGCGGGAACGTCGAGGGCTCGGTGCCCGGCGAGGTGGTGCGCCTGGGGCACGCGCAGGTCTGGGGCGGGCGCAACGTGCCGGCCCAGATGCCCGGGCCGGCCTCGCGGCTCTACGCCCAGAACGTCGTCAGCCTGGTCGAGCTGCTCACCGTCGACGGGGCGCTGGCGCCCGACCTCGGCGACGACATCCTCGACGCCTGCTGCGTCACGGCCGACGGGGTCGTGCGCCACGAGCCCACCCGCGCGCTGCTGGAGGAGGTCTGA
- a CDS encoding GTP pyrophosphokinase — protein MESAPSWDETVRRFLLEHRFGMDEVVTKLSILRDEFAHLHDYNPIEQVSSRLKSPESLLEKMQRRGIDLDGPDPLARVREEITDIAGVRVVCSFVSDVYHVVDLLMAQQDVTTLELRDYIASPKPNGYRSLHALVEVPVFLSEGTVPVVVEVQFRTIAMDFWASLEHKIYYKYRRDVPADLLAGLKEAADTAYALDATMERLHQEVQGLEPLSGGLVERLRTASATMPAGELIDSLRRLGSPPEV, from the coding sequence ATGGAGAGCGCTCCGAGCTGGGACGAGACCGTGCGGCGGTTCCTCCTCGAGCACCGCTTCGGCATGGACGAGGTCGTCACCAAGCTGTCGATCCTGCGCGATGAGTTCGCGCACCTGCACGACTACAACCCCATCGAGCAGGTGAGCTCGCGGCTGAAGTCGCCCGAGAGCCTGCTGGAGAAGATGCAGCGGCGCGGGATCGACCTCGACGGGCCCGACCCGCTGGCGCGCGTGCGCGAGGAGATCACCGACATCGCCGGCGTGCGGGTGGTGTGCAGCTTCGTCTCCGACGTCTACCACGTCGTCGACCTGCTCATGGCCCAGCAGGACGTCACGACCCTGGAGCTGCGCGACTACATCGCCTCGCCCAAGCCCAACGGCTACCGCAGCCTGCACGCGCTGGTCGAGGTCCCGGTGTTCCTCTCCGAGGGCACCGTCCCGGTCGTGGTCGAGGTGCAGTTCCGCACCATCGCCATGGACTTCTGGGCCAGCCTCGAGCACAAGATCTACTACAAGTACCGCCGCGACGTCCCCGCCGACCTCCTCGCCGGGCTCAAGGAGGCCGCGGACACGGCGTACGCCCTCGACGCGACGATGGAGCGGCTGCACCAGGAGGTCCAGGGCCTCGAGCCGCTGTCCGGCGGGCTGGTCGAGCGGCTGCGGACGGCGTCGGCCACGATGCCCGCCGGCGAGCTCATCGACTCCCTGCGCCGGCTGGGGTCACCGCCGGAGGTGTGA
- a CDS encoding NAD(P) transhydrogenase subunit alpha, protein MDESVVWLTIFVLSVFVGVEVIAKVSSTLHTPLMSGANAIHGIILLGAVLVTGTADSTPTLVVGLVATVLAAVNLVGGFVVTDRMLQMFTRRRPGGDRR, encoded by the coding sequence ATGGACGAGTCCGTCGTGTGGCTGACGATCTTCGTGCTCTCGGTGTTCGTCGGGGTCGAGGTCATCGCCAAGGTCTCCTCGACCCTGCACACCCCGCTGATGTCCGGCGCCAACGCCATCCACGGGATCATCCTGCTCGGCGCGGTGCTGGTCACCGGCACGGCCGACTCGACCCCCACCCTGGTCGTCGGGCTGGTCGCCACGGTGCTCGCGGCGGTCAACCTGGTCGGCGGCTTCGTGGTGACCGACCGGATGCTCCAGATGTTCACGCGGCGCCGCCCGGGCGGTGACCGCCGGTGA
- the thpR gene encoding RNA 2',3'-cyclic phosphodiesterase yields MRLFAALVPPEEAVEHLDDFLEARREAGPFRWTAAEQLHLTLAFYADVPDHALDELVERLGTAARRRTPFRARVAGGGAFPDVARARVLWAGLDLDEGAAAELDRLATGCRNAASRSGVGVDGQRFRPHLTLARLGRPAEVTRWVRLLDAYAGPSWTADRVTLVESHLGEGPRRRPRHEVVADLPLGGVDLG; encoded by the coding sequence GTGCGCCTCTTCGCCGCCCTGGTCCCGCCCGAGGAGGCGGTCGAGCACCTCGACGACTTCCTCGAGGCGCGCCGCGAGGCCGGCCCGTTCCGCTGGACCGCGGCCGAGCAGCTGCACCTGACCCTGGCCTTCTACGCCGACGTGCCCGACCACGCGCTCGACGAGCTGGTCGAGCGGCTCGGCACGGCCGCCCGGCGGCGTACCCCGTTCCGCGCGCGGGTCGCCGGCGGCGGCGCGTTCCCCGACGTCGCCCGCGCCCGCGTGCTGTGGGCGGGGCTCGACCTCGACGAGGGCGCGGCCGCCGAGCTGGACCGGCTCGCTACCGGGTGCCGCAACGCCGCGTCCCGCAGCGGGGTCGGGGTCGACGGGCAGCGCTTCCGCCCGCACCTGACCCTCGCGCGGCTGGGCCGCCCGGCGGAGGTCACCCGGTGGGTCCGGCTGCTCGACGCCTACGCCGGCCCGTCGTGGACCGCGGACCGCGTCACGCTGGTGGAGTCCCACCTCGGGGAGGGGCCGCGGCGCCGCCCCCGCCACGAGGTGGTCGCCGATCTCCCGCTCGGCGGGGTCGACCTGGGCTAG